The genomic window CACGTCCCGGCCCGCGCGGGCCAGCCGCCACGCCAGCTCGCAGCCGGCCAGGCCAGCGCCGACCACGGCCACGTCGTAGACATGCCCCGGCTGCGGCTGGCTGCGGGGAGAGGAGGGGCCAAACATCACGGGAGGGAGTGTAGCAGGGGCGCCCGGCGGACCGGGAGCCCGCGCCCCGTCAGATCTCCTGCAGCGGAATCGCCGCGAGCCACTCGGGCACGTCCTGCGGCAGGTAGGTGTCGAAGGTCAGGCGGGTCAGGGAAACGAGCGGGTATCCCTCCAGGGGTCCTGCTGCGGCGCGGCGGTCCACGATGCAGGCGACGGCGGCGCAGCGCCCTCCGGCGGCCTCGGCAGCGCGCACGGCCTTCAGGACGCTTCCTCCGGTGGTCAGCACGTCCTCCACGGCGATAAAGGTCTCGCCCGGGGCAATCTGGAAGGCCTCACGGATCTTCATGCCGCCGTGGCCGTCCTTCTCGGCGAACAGGGCGCGGGGCGCCTTTCCGGCATCGTTGCGGTAATGCCGCGCCACCTCGTAGGCCAGAACCACGCCGCCCATCGCAGGACCCAGCAGAAAGTCGGCCTGCACGCCGGCCCCGCTCAGCCGGGTGGCGAGCGCCGCGCCGATCTGTTCGGTAAGGTGCGGGTACTGCAGCAGCGTGGTGCTCTGCAGGAATTTGGGACTGTGACGCCCGCTGGCAAGCAGAAAATGCCCTTCGTGGTAGGCCCCGGCTTGGCGGTACAGCTCTAGAACATCCATGCGGCGAGTATCGCATTCCCGCACGCGGCGGCGGTGCATCATGGCGCATGACTTCGGTGCCCTTTCCCGGTGCGGTGGTGTA from Deinococcus aerophilus includes these protein-coding regions:
- the pyrE gene encoding orotate phosphoribosyltransferase, with amino-acid sequence MDVLELYRQAGAYHEGHFLLASGRHSPKFLQSTTLLQYPHLTEQIGAALATRLSGAGVQADFLLGPAMGGVVLAYEVARHYRNDAGKAPRALFAEKDGHGGMKIREAFQIAPGETFIAVEDVLTTGGSVLKAVRAAEAAGGRCAAVACIVDRRAAAGPLEGYPLVSLTRLTFDTYLPQDVPEWLAAIPLQEI